The DNA region GATTAAATCTAAATCAAGATTTTggtactgtattgcctatttttctacctgtcttcagaaacatattttagctatCTGTTAAACTGTAAGTTAAGATTGTTTGTTTCCAGTCAGCTgtcatattgtttcctgtgggaAACGGCCAATCTCGCATTACATAACTCGCCAGtgggagtgtttattggtccagtgtgttgcagggcattctggtagttgtagatttttctacctcttgagcttttcctctgtttctctgctcATGTGGCACCGATATCAAAAGTACTTGCATCTTTCtcctgcatagacagcccagttttatgaaaagaccaccTGTACAGCAGTGAAGTACTTCTTTGAGTGAATTAAACTTAAATTATTTGATATATTTTGATAAAATGCAATATTCTACAAAGGGCTGTCAAGCAATTAAAAAAGAATTAAcctaattaattacatgctctgtgattagTTCATCTGAATAAATAGCATACATCAATTTTTGCTGTTGAAGTACTGAAAAAAATTcagttcaaatgaattttggcagataTGTCgcagtaaagctgctggattttggacacaagtgtcctcctgtcctctacCACCAAAACTGGTTTGCAGTCCATTTTGCAAGGAAgttagtcagtcagtcacagatagacttactcagtttgcATCTGAACGCCTCATCGAGTGTGACCTAATGATAGTATGAAAATTCCTGCAGGAACTGCAGAGAacggtgctcctatcaacagttccatctgggtTGTTTTTCCAATGTAAATGCACCATTCATGTGGCAAAGCAGCTTCatctcatctgcctccatcatgtgacaaagccactgtggccttcaatgacACACCGGGTCAAAGATcacaaatcaattaatttttttaatgccttatatttttctgtgattaattaatcaaaattaacatgttatttttacagCCCTAATTCTACAGTATGGCACACAGTTCCAGTACTTATTAGGCAACGCAGGTTTTTATTCATCTCTTGCAAACAGGAGAGTCAAAATCCTGCAAAATTCCAGCATCTCAGGGTGCCtcatcattttcattcattttattgagTCCTTCCCATTTGTGAGGCTCTTAGTGATAAAATGTGGAATCTGCAAAAAGTGAGgcccacatacactcacactgTAGTGTTAATTCACTCACCAGTTTACAGCTATCCTTGCCATCACACACCTATAGTGTCTGACCTCTGCAACTCAATATATTATTGCCATTATCCAGGCCTTGTAGCGGCATGAGAGACAAtatgaaaaacatttcatagGGAACCATTGTGCAGCATTAATCAACAGCTTTCCTCCATTTCAGATGCACTATGCCTTCCTGGGAGAGCCAAGTATGTCAGAGAAAaactttatttgtgtgtgcCGTCACATCCCTTGGTCTTTTGGTGGGACTGCTGATATTTGTTGTCACATATGTGACACTCAGCTGGCAGGATGTCATTGAAGAGGTATTTAACACTTACAGTATTATTTAACACTTCATATttgacatgaaataaaatcagttcCCAGTTATCAGTCATacttttgtcattttaagtATGCACTATTAAAACAACTCAAAAGTTTTTAAAACTCCAGTGTTTTTAAGAGTTGTGCTAAAGAAGTTTTGGCCTAATACTGTTCATTTAGTCTATATCTCCATCTACTGGATAAATACCGAACAACACTTTTCTCCTCATTTCAACATTGTATCCAGGATGTGTCCTATGACCTGTATGACGACTGCAGATCCAAAGTCAGAGTTGTGACTGATGCAGCCATAATGCAGACCTGGAACGCCAGAACAAACTTCAGTCAAGCATGGAGCAACGCAGAGCAGAAAGCCAGAGAGCCCGCACACAAGTACATGGAGAAAGATCATTCCATAGCCATATACATGTACACAGATATTATGCTGCAACCTGCCAAGACTGCAGACAGACGTGGAAAACGACCAAAGGAGATATTTAAGCCGCGCTCCCTTTATTTTTCCCTAAGTGAAGCCATTCAGATTCTGAGGCACAGTCAGGTGACATGTCTCAGCACAAGTTACAGAACAGAGACCCTTCTACATCTGAACATCTCTGACAAACTGATTCGCTTCAGCACCTTCGTGTTAGGATCTGATGGGGGGAACTTTACAAGGAATGCTTCGTGTTTTGAAGTACACACGTGTTTTGGTGCTGATGTAACGCATTACTCAGCCTTGAAACTAAACAGTCAGGTGCTAATTCCTCCCTACGAGGTGTTcaaagtcacagacacagagacagacacacagaggtgtAAAGTCGTCTACAGACTGAAGAGCAACCTGAACTGTGTTTATGATAGAGAGAGTAATATGCTGCACCCAATATCTGCATTACCAGTGGAGGGATTCTGGCTCATTTTTGTCATCACTTGTATGATTATTGTATCTCTTTTGCTACCCTTTGTCATTGTGAAGGTGTTAGACAACCACAAGAAAACTGCTGTTTACAGTGCCCCATCATTGCATAGCAGCACTTACTACCCTGATGGAGCTGTCATTTAAAGGGCCAAGttaatttttaaataaagatggtAAATAAAGATGGCAGCAATCACACTGTGGCCCAGAGTAGGCTGTTTTAAAAAAGtagcggcacagtggtgtggtggttagcactctcgcctcacagcaagagggttgcctgttcgatcccgggcgtgggagcccttctgtgcggagtttgcatgttctccccgtgtcagcgtgggttctctccgggcactccggcttcctcccacagtccaaagacatgcagattggggactaggttaattggagactctaaattgtccgtaggtgtgaatgtgagtgtgaatggttgtttgtctctatgtgtcagccctgcgatagtctggcgacctgtccagggtgtaccctgcctctcgcccgatgtagctgtccagccccccccgcgaccctcaagaggatgaagcggttagaagatgaatgaatgaatgaatgaatgaatggttaaAGTATTCATCTCACCTGACATATGGCATACTTACAATGCTCACATTTAGGGAGTTTTCATAACTTCATGATGCAATATTTATAAATGGCGTTGGTCTACATTTTAGACTTACTTGCCATGTTGCAATAAAGTGCTCTGTTAGGTTGGGTGTGGTCTAACAAGTACAATGGCTTAAATAAAGGACCAAATATGTATGATTTACACTGTGATCATAATAGAAAATAATGTGTATGGAGCCCTGGAGTGGAAAAGTGTCATAAAAGAATATTAGACAAGTCAAAACATATCTGAATATGGCAAAAAAATGATACTGTTAATTAGGTTTCTTTTCCTACTACATTTTGTCAGTTTTGGGGGCTTCATAAAATGTGATATGACTAGTGAGACATTATAACcacagttttatttaaatagcGCATTAGGCCATCAGGTTAATACAAATTCTCCAGAAGGACCTGAAATGTTTTGCTGACCTCTTCCATaatggttttttttcttcctttgacCGGTTTGGTTAAAAAGCATGACATCCCAAGGACGCATTATTTTAGATACCTACAAGTTGGAGACCTTACTCGGAAGCACTTTCCCTCCTTCCCAGCAGCTCCGTGCAGGGGTTGGATGGATGACTTTTTCAGCCTCAGCTATTTCAAAGTTGTATAACATGATTCAGAATATCTCTAGCCTCTCTCTTAACCATCTGAAGGGTGCTTGCCAAGAAGACCTGGCAATCTAAAAGTGAGAGAATACATAAGTCACCAGTTTGTGTGAAGCATATACTCCAAAGTGTTCCATCATATACAATTCTGCAGAAGCAGACTCTCCAGACTGTACCCTGAGCTACACTATACCACATGTTTTCACTCCTGTCATTTGACTGCCCCATTTTGGTCATCTATATTTGAAACTCTTTCACAGAGGTACAGTCGTAATATATCACCAAACCCCTGTAACGGCTGTGTTTGGTTTAGCTCCAGAAGGCTTGACCCCTTCAAGCACCCATTCAAACTCCATGGCTTTTGCATCCCCTCTGGCCCATCGACTAATTCTCCTGAAGTGGAAGGACAGGGCTCCACCTTCACATGCCCATTGGGTCAGAGAGGTGACAACACACCTAAAGCTAGAAGAGCTGAGATATCACAGTCAAGGCtctatgaaaaaaatattacaagGCATGGCAGCCCTTCCTTGACTACTTTAACAACCTTCAATGTGCAAAGGTTGACTGAATAAGGCCGGCCTCAACCCCAACCCCCCATCCCCTTGACTTACTTTATTTTCAGTTATCTACTTATTATTTATCTAAattcttatttaatttaattcagtcAATTTTCTCCtatttaatttactgttttattgatcttagttcaaataaacacaagaagtttgtgctctagagaaaggatcaacactcagtgaataacctaagccctatgataagctaatatggcaaggcttaactaatagaaaccagtgagcagtgataactagcatgtctttcgggtcatcgggtgggaacctcctttcaccagtgtttcgtctagtcggtcccacgacacctccaggaggctagacagtgatctctggcatcccagagacactcccctaatgccaggtctcactgctcccgtccccgcaccaacccaataacctcctttaccttatttacacatggctttctcagcccaaacagcacacccaccttcaaccaaacccaggctccgtacatgcgagctccaggtagaagcagggctgatactacctttcctagcacattcaccatactctatttcacacgctacatagcataactacaatataagctaaagttaaaggagctaaatgaacttacaggatcagcaaacacactcaccttgctgcatggtctcaaacaaaatggattcaaataggccactcccacacttaaataaccttcctcttcctggatttcctcctgagaggaagtggactctccacctgatctcaaggagttatgtgccctgcttagtagttccccctgctggcccccaactgacattattttttctcttatagATCCACTGGctacatttaattgcttcatttgacatttccctcactgggtgcgtcccaagtctcttaaattactgctagtgctactgctagctgactttgctagctgtttagcccctcccacctaggaaaaaatgcgaggagctagcgctaggagcgatgagcgagcattgtcggtttaagagacatgagatggCCTTACGctgaagcgtcacgtgaagcgacgtccattcctgatgacAGCGGCACaactggatctgctgcataacggagccagcgtttagcgtacatcccaagtctcattatattcgctgatcaaagccgtaaccCCCTGCCCCCCGCCgtcatgactttggtcacacagttttgcatgtgttaccattgttattgagacatttgccgaagtttgtggcaattaaagaacggtctgtagccctgccactgtcactgtgatgagcatcattatcattattatcatcatcatcattattatcactattattaaatccacttgccatcattcaacaagtcagctgctgagtgaatcagacatcagacctgtcagtctacctcGATCAATTCaatcttatttataaagcccaatatcacaaatcacaatttgcctcacagggctttacagcatatgacatccctctgtccttaggaccctcacagctgatcaggaaaaactccccaaaaaaccctttaacggggaaaaaacagtagaaacctcaggaagagcaactgaggagggatccctcttccaggacggacagacgtgcaatagatgtcgtacagaacagatcagcatgataaattaacagtaatccgtatgacacaatgagacagagagagagacagagatgcaggacagacggtaatgacagtagcttacaacaacatgaaagtaataatagtaattaatattaatattagtaggctaattaatattacctacaagctattaaacattattccactcacatgacatgcaggacaattaatgatgggcaaatgtgtgtgtgtttgtgtgtggtgttatatcaacacgtgtggttctggacatgagcagctgtacatttaacagccacacatcacagacagtccgctgaacagcGCAACggattgtgaatgaaataaacttaattacaacatgacagtcttgcaggaaatatcattaacgttactctttgtagtcacgtaggcatgtgaattacagcgtttcattgcaaagaatgcatgtaacaggtacaCTTGCGCTATTTCTCCGCCATCTcattcaaatgagccagatgtagggggcgggtatttatacgtcatggcctcaagctgaaaaagacttcctgttaggaacctcttgaccatcctagctcgtagctgcttaaagcttgctgctagctcctagcactagctcctcgctgcacaaataagagacttgggacggcctagaagatggcggacctcgaacgacttccggttcaagcgaggagctagcagtagcactataaaaataagagacttgggacgcacccactgtcttcctcaaactctgtccccgcactccgagttcccccaggagcgagacagctgatcttgctatgaatcccctacaccccacttccactggacaaatcctagtcttccattctcgctgctcagcttctgctcctaagtctgcatatctaagctttttcctttcataggcttcttccactgagtcttcccaaggaactgtcagctcaatgaaataaaccatccgttgactcactgaccacaacattAAGTCAGGCCCCTGCCTgatacaaactatttcctggggaacaacaaacTTTCCCcgtaaatctacttgcatttcccaatcacaagtaCCTTCTAggtggccacacccttgcctcctcactaacttatcccttctgtatttctctccctcacggacaaactgaattacaaAACTCCTATCACAAACACTTCTCTTatcattaatttgtttttagttatttatGTCTTACCTTACCTCACCTACATGTTCTTTTTATAACTGTTTGCCCATGTGCTGTGTTACTTTTGTATAGATTACCTGAAAAATGCAATAGAAACAGTTAAAATATAACAAAGGTATATGAAATGTCATTTCACTGGCATGATGTTTATACTGTACTTCAAAAGACACTGCCACAGGAAAGGTTCTGCAAGCAGAGGACATTTAGAAAAATCTCCTTagtaatacaaaatatatatttgaggtacttgtatttATTCTCAATTATTGACATTTACAAGCATCAGTCAGTGTAATGCTGTCAAGTCAAATTGGCAAAATAATCTAATCGAGAATGGGCTGGTCGGTGTGTGTGATTCACAGGTATTCATAGGTGTTGGACGGTACTTCATGGGTCAGAGCTTCTAGTCATGCAGTGCTGGACCTAGGTTACTGCGCCCTAGGCACCCATGTTACTGTCTACAGTGGTGGAGCTTCCTATAGGTGACAAAGGCAGTCACCGAGGGCCCCACCCAAAGGGGGGAAAGCTTGTCACAAGAAACAACTTGTGACATCAGAAGCAGCACATTAACCCAAGTAATGATGGAAGCaacaggcctttttcacagTAGTTTTCAcactgttttgtctgtgtgctgGCATGTGCTTGGTCTCCCTCCCTCATTCTCTTGGCTCCCAGCTCTGCTCATCACTCACCTGTCTGCTATCAGCTTATCAGGCACATCTGCCTTTCATCAAAACATCCAAAGCTCTCCAACCACTCTTCGCCAGACTGCTGTTAAACCTTTGTGGTAGCCACGCATCAAGGCTGATTCTGGGTGCTTCCAAATTGCATAATTTTTCTTTGTACTTCTAGTAgatactgcagctgcccttaaaaagtatgtactgttgcatgcagtatgcacacaattgCGATATACCACTTACTCATAACATTACGCAAACAGCTGTCAATGAGCggtcaagctgtcatctgtttgcagctcagtcaaTGTGACGTATCGTCTGCTgcacagaggattgtgggtcagaatagccagaaaagcattcTGGCTTTCATACTGCAAAATTGGACCGTATGTAGAAGAACATCccaatatttttgacatactatgtattggaaCATACTAAGTCTTTTTCTGACATGCTATATAGTATGGTGGTtcagtatgggtattggaacatACAGTCAGTTTATTCCTAGTGTTTTGCTATCTTGTGTTACTAACCTGTGTTTTCCTGTGCTTCAGGATCACCACCTGTCTGCCAGCTATACATGCTCTCTACGCTTCCACTTCATCACCTCATGCCAGCATCATTTCAGCCATCTCCATTACTTCCTGCGAACCACCGGACTCCCATTCTTCACCATTAGTCACATATCCTCATCTTTTGTGCCAATAAAAGCTCTTGTAACCACTCCACTGGTTACATGTGTGTAAATAGCGACCCCTTCTCCTACACTCTCCACTGTTTTCTATACACATAAGCACACTCACAAACAGGACAGCACTAACAACCAACAAGGTGAGCCATGGCATTAGGTGAAGCTGTGTATCAAACAGCTCTTAACAGCCACTGCAGTTTAGCCAAAGCCGGTACAATGTAGGTATTGTATCTACAGGGCTACAGAATGGTGTCAGCTGTCAGAGGGCTCAGTAGATTTTTGACAGTGTAGGCTGATACCCACAAAACATCATATAACATGGGTTTCCCTGAGAATTCTCCTCCAACTTTTGACATATTTTACTGTGGAATGTAAGTTGACAAGTTAATCTCTGTCCCAATAATGTCACACATTCTTCTTTGATATTTCACAATCACTTGTTGATGTAGCACAGCATGTCTCCTTCAAAATGTCAACAAGCTTTTTGAAGGACTGAAGAGGTGAAAGTATTTCAGCTACTTCAGCGCCCCAGCTATGAACAGAGGAACGTTTATCTTCCTGACTATGTTGTCTTAGTTACTGGACGGTCGGTGactcacacatactgtacattataTATCAAATAAGGGCCAGGTTTAAAATATGCTGTTAGGCAGGATTTTGTAGCACCACTCAGACAAGATTCTTACGGGCTGCTGTGCACATATGAGATGAACGCAGGACTGGCATTTCAGCCATGAAACAAAATGttactgtatgtgacaaaagTTCATGTTGTCGTGTGCACCACTTTTTACCAGAAAGATTTCATTTCCCTGCACAGGTTGACTACAGAAGAAAATTTCAGCTGCTCCATAACtggtgtaaaataaataaataaaaagtgacgAAACAGATTACAGACAGGTTTTGAGATTTGCAGACTGAACTCACTTTCTATGAGTTCTTTCTCTCCGAATCAGTATCAGTTTCTTGGCCAACACTAGATGTGATTACCTCATCATTCAATGAGCTTTTGCCACCGTGAGATGACAATTCCCTGACTAGGCTCTTGCGAAATATTCCATGATGAAAATGGATCAAATGAACAAATTGACAAATAATCTCATCGTCACAGATGTGTCATCAACAAAAAATAGCAGAGATAATGTCAGGATTGTTTCAGCAATGCATACAGaagcacacaggcacacagtaCGTGGGTTTTACAGCAAACGAGTTAAGTGCAAGGTCAGCATGGCTACCATTTGTTGTGTAGCaacaatgtaaataaaaaacaggaaTAGATATGATAGAGATTTCATTTTATGAAGACCTTGTTCCTCCTTCAATGCAGGACTCTTACATATAAATGTACATCCATTACATATAAACTCTTGCCAAACAATGTCAAGCTCTCTGCAACTCTCAGTATATCACAGTTTCTGTGTCAGGAGTCTGTAATGACTTTCCCTTGCAGGCACACCACAAAAGAGGGgacagattatttatttattttgtgttggatttcttctgtttttttttaatgttttttttctgtttggtactgcttttgtttgtttttttctcaatgcTCCATCTTTatgtttctgattctgatgtTTTCTTCAGATACTATGTATTCTGACATTTTGAAGATTTTTAAGAAAGGAagaggaaagagacagaaaagcagcTATGTGTTTTGCAAAAGTTATGGCAGAGAATCCTAAGAAGCATCCAAAAAAGTTTCTGGAGTGGATGCCcctgataaaaaacaacaaaaaaaaacaacttgttgTTCAGGGGAAGAATTAAAGTAAGAAAAGACTTGAAGAAAGTGCTTCTAGCAACCTGGTTTCACTCCGAAGTCATGGAAATACGACGCTTGGGCAGCAACTTGCAGCAttagacactgacgaaaaaagccatcctttaatgtcagcatgatacgctgcctgttgccattatagtttaatggtgctcagtggcgtcagggggaaacgtggtgggacaagaatgaaaagtCCCGTGTAGTCAAGTAGTtgggaagggtggtggatgggtccaacaaacactgaccttcatCTGGGAGAGCAGCGCTTGCGTCCCGTAACATTccaaagtcaaaccctgttcttttctgttttttctgttgcataaacccaaccacatgtgttagATGTTGGAGGCAAAAgacgtcaatttgcagtgtagtgggttttttttttttgagactgtTGGTAAACAGTGAGGTGCCGTGAAAAGTGCATCTTGACAAAAGACAGTGCATGTACAAGGCataacttgacatggcgtcccagaacgtcaacaatcaacgcacccagggtacctatcacgtcgtatctggacatggaaagtccatgaccaaatgtcagtaTATGACAAGGTAGGAGTGAGTATCTGCTGCTTCTGGGGGCAGACGAGATGCAGGGGCTCACTTGCGGGCATACATTCTACTTCacacaggctccagcccctgctgGATTCTATGGATAATACCCCTTCAACCACAAGCAGACATTCACTCACTGAGATTTgcatcagacctgtcagtctacctcaatcaattcaattttatttataaagcccaatatcacaaatcacaatttgcctcacagggctttacagcatacgacatccctctgtccttaggaccctcacagctgatcaggaaaaactccccaaaaaaccctttaatggggaaaaaaatggtagaaacctcaggaagagcaactgaggagggatccctcttccaggacggacagacgtgcaatagatgtcgtacagaacagatcagcatgataaattaacagtaatccgtatgacacaatgagacagagagagagagagagagacagagagagagacagtgacagagggaggtgcaggacagacggtaatgacagtagcttacaacaacatgaaagtaataatagtaattaatattaatattagtaggctaattaatattacctacaagctattaaacattattccactcacatgacatgcaggacaattaatgatgggcaaatgtgtgtgtgtgcgcgtggtgttatatcaacacgtgtggttctggacatgagcagctgtacatttaacagccacacatcacagacagtccgctgaacagcGCAACggattgtgaatgaaataaacttaattacaacatgacagtcttgcaggaaatatcattaacgttactctttgtagtcacgtaggcatgtgaattacagcgtttcattgcaaagaatgcatgtaacgggtacacttgcgctaTTTCTctgccatctcgttcaaatgggccagatgtagggggcgggtatttatacgtcatggcctcaagctgaaaaagacttcctgttaggaacctctcgaccatcctagctcatagctgcttaaagcttgctgctagctcctagccctagctcctcgctgcacaaataagagacttgggacggcctagaagatggcggacctcgaacgacttccggttcaagcgaggagctagcagtagcactataaaaataagagacttgggacgcacccactgtcttcctcaaactctgtccccgcactccgagttcccccaggagcgagacagctgatcttgctatgaatcccctacaccccactgaCTAGGCTCTTGCGAAATATTCCATGATGAAAATGGATCAAATGAACAAATTGACAAATAATCTCATCGTCACAGATGTGTCATCAACAA from Epinephelus fuscoguttatus linkage group LG3, E.fuscoguttatus.final_Chr_v1 includes:
- the LOC125886227 gene encoding T-cell ecto-ADP-ribosyltransferase 2-like isoform X1 — its product is MPSWESQVCQRKTLFVCAVTSLGLLVGLLIFVVTYVTLSWQDVIEEDVSYDLYDDCRSKVRVVTDAAIMQTWNARTNFSQAWSNAEQKAREPAHKYMEKDHSIAIYMYTDIMLQPAKTADRRGKRPKEIFKPRSLYFSLSEAIQILRHSQVTCLSTSYRTETLLHLNISDKLIRFSTFVLGSDGGNFTRNASCFEVHTCFGADVTHYSALKLNSQVLIPPYEVFKVTDTETDTQRCKVVYRLKSNLNCVYDRESNMLHPISALPVEGFWLIFVITCMIIVSLLLPFVIVKVLDNHKKTAVYSAPSLHSSTYYPDGAVI
- the LOC125886227 gene encoding uncharacterized protein LOC125886227 isoform X2 codes for the protein MPSWESQVCQRKTLFVCAVTSLGLLVGLLIFVVTYVTLSWQDVIEEDVSYDLYDDCRSKVRVVTDAAIMQTWNARTNFSQAWSNAEQKAREPAHKITTCLPAIHALYASTSSPHASIISAISITSCEPPDSHSSPLVTYPHLLCQ